A genome region from Pontiella agarivorans includes the following:
- a CDS encoding SUMF1/EgtB/PvdO family nonheme iron enzyme, with protein MKFTFQLALICAVFFAMQAVAAVFGTGTNQFSIEFAVIGMTNNPADNSGFGAVDYEYRIGLHEVSVDQFMNACAADPRIADGGEDYWNDGVRNCGSGAPASYVSWYEAARFANWLTSGDAYSGAYQFDTNGVLVAVNRSAVAYPVVYVLPTEDEWYKAAYYNPDNSGDYTQYSSGTDAAPPRGTNGWNYADWQWNTEENHFDKFFVKEGPDYMWPGGTGAPEQNGTYDMNGNIWEWMESAHDGTLDVMDEGRVIRAGSYEDNSSHMTAGNRHNAFAPEIEHSLVGFRVAAVLSGQFQLTVSASGGGSVNQTNGWYDAGTNLVLEAVPDAGWLFTEWTGSVTGGYESAVTNVVMDEDKVIEAHFSIDADGDGLLNSNELVLGTSPRDPDSDSDGLPDLWEVVNGTDPMVDNAGDDPDLDGLSNMQEYQAGTDPFSADSDGDLMPDGWEIAYQLNPLSTNALADADADGAPDLYEFAMGGDPTNAVDAGMEPYYQVIYESGTNRVEYLHVRRVGAAQVLSYRVEWSEGNVWTNAGVSVSGIMDLGNGFERVSNRISRLISSNLFVRLSVEGGSNTVFSSVLEISALEVWAGSFGLYGADAASEADSDGDGLSNANEWKLGTDPSVSDGDADGDGLSALQEFNLGTDLNNPDSDSDGLSDYEEVVNVVAWGDNYYRQTVIPAHFQSVVDIAAGGMHGIGLSGAGLAGWGDDLHGQSSIPTGISNIVSIAAGEAHSLAVCSDGTVAAWGNNDSSQCNVPLSATNITFTAGGAAHSLALTSNLSVMAWGDNSCGQLEIPLSAQNVSAISAGDNHNLALLQNGRVVAWGDNADGACDGPASVSNAVAVAAGGGHSLALLQDGRVVAWGLDNFGQSSVPAGLTNVTAIAAGKYHSLAIQDDGQVISWGNPFYGLPDVPERAKFACSIDAGRQFSVALVKKTDPLDPDGDGDGLLDGDEVNVHGTSPHIQDTDEDGLTDGDEIEVYGTSPVSADSDNDQLPDLWEVETGLDPWVDEASLDMDEDGLTCLEEFAAGTDPFDPDGDDDGLSDGEEVSLYGTDPWNDDSDGDVLPDVWEIQFALDPLTTNMLGDADADGRTDLYEFAVNGDPVNPADAGWVPFFVVADQGGSNRVGYVYLRRSDTGTSGLDYFVEWSQGGGSVEEYGVLENGFESVTNWFSDVFLSNIYVRLAISAEGSTVYTDMLEITPMDMWAGGYGLYGVDAQPTADPDGDGLDNAAEFSAGTSPELADTDTDGLPDDWELDAGLDPLQIPSAADLDGDGLSNSDEFIRGTDPLDADTDTDGLPDGWEV; from the coding sequence GTGAAGTTCACATTTCAACTTGCGTTGATATGCGCAGTCTTTTTTGCGATGCAGGCTGTTGCTGCTGTATTCGGAACGGGAACCAACCAGTTCTCCATCGAATTTGCTGTTATCGGGATGACGAACAATCCTGCGGATAACTCCGGTTTCGGTGCGGTGGATTATGAATACCGAATCGGTCTGCACGAGGTGTCGGTCGATCAGTTTATGAATGCCTGCGCTGCCGATCCCCGCATTGCAGATGGCGGGGAAGATTATTGGAACGACGGTGTCCGGAACTGTGGTTCCGGGGCTCCGGCGAGTTATGTCTCCTGGTATGAAGCGGCCCGGTTTGCCAATTGGCTGACGAGCGGGGATGCATATTCCGGTGCATATCAGTTCGATACCAACGGGGTGCTGGTTGCTGTCAATCGTTCAGCGGTTGCTTATCCGGTTGTCTATGTGCTGCCGACGGAGGATGAATGGTATAAGGCCGCTTATTATAACCCGGATAACAGTGGGGACTACACGCAGTACAGCAGCGGAACAGATGCTGCTCCGCCGCGAGGTACAAACGGCTGGAACTATGCCGATTGGCAGTGGAATACCGAAGAAAATCATTTTGATAAGTTTTTCGTCAAAGAGGGCCCCGACTATATGTGGCCGGGGGGGACCGGAGCGCCGGAGCAGAACGGAACCTATGATATGAACGGCAATATCTGGGAGTGGATGGAGAGTGCTCATGACGGCACGCTTGATGTTATGGACGAAGGACGGGTGATCCGTGCGGGTTCTTACGAAGACAACAGTTCCCACATGACCGCCGGTAACCGTCACAATGCATTTGCCCCCGAGATAGAGCATTCTTTGGTGGGATTTAGGGTCGCGGCCGTTTTATCAGGGCAGTTCCAGTTAACGGTTTCTGCGTCTGGCGGCGGTTCTGTGAATCAGACCAATGGCTGGTATGATGCCGGGACCAATCTGGTGCTGGAAGCAGTTCCCGACGCCGGCTGGCTTTTTACGGAATGGACCGGCAGCGTGACGGGCGGGTATGAATCCGCTGTTACAAATGTCGTGATGGATGAAGATAAAGTCATCGAGGCTCATTTTTCGATAGATGCGGACGGGGACGGCTTGCTTAACAGTAATGAGCTTGTGCTGGGAACGTCGCCGCGAGACCCCGACAGTGATTCAGACGGGTTGCCTGATTTGTGGGAGGTGGTAAACGGGACGGATCCGATGGTGGATAATGCGGGAGATGATCCGGATCTGGACGGACTTTCCAATATGCAGGAATACCAGGCCGGCACGGATCCTTTTTCTGCCGATTCGGACGGCGATTTGATGCCGGACGGCTGGGAAATAGCGTATCAGCTTAATCCGTTAAGCACCAATGCGCTGGCGGATGCGGATGCGGATGGTGCACCGGACCTGTATGAATTCGCCATGGGGGGCGATCCCACCAACGCTGTGGATGCCGGTATGGAGCCCTACTATCAGGTTATCTATGAAAGCGGCACAAATCGGGTGGAGTATCTTCATGTTCGGCGTGTGGGCGCAGCGCAGGTGCTGAGCTATAGAGTGGAATGGTCGGAGGGGAATGTCTGGACCAATGCCGGTGTGTCTGTGTCCGGGATCATGGATCTCGGGAATGGCTTTGAACGGGTGAGCAACCGGATCTCTCGGCTCATTTCGTCCAATCTGTTTGTGCGGCTGTCAGTTGAAGGCGGCAGTAATACGGTTTTTTCCTCTGTTCTTGAAATTTCCGCATTGGAGGTGTGGGCAGGTTCGTTTGGTTTATACGGAGCGGATGCGGCCTCTGAAGCGGATTCCGATGGTGACGGATTGAGCAATGCCAATGAATGGAAGCTTGGAACGGATCCTTCGGTCTCGGATGGCGATGCGGATGGTGACGGGCTGTCTGCCCTTCAGGAATTTAATCTGGGAACCGATCTGAACAATCCTGATTCCGATTCCGATGGCCTTTCCGATTATGAAGAAGTGGTGAATGTTGTCGCCTGGGGTGATAACTATTACCGACAGACCGTTATTCCTGCTCATTTTCAGAGTGTTGTTGATATTGCGGCCGGTGGAATGCACGGCATCGGATTGTCCGGCGCTGGTTTGGCTGGATGGGGAGATGATTTACATGGACAGTCTTCCATTCCTACGGGCATTTCCAATATTGTTTCCATTGCTGCCGGGGAGGCGCACAGTCTGGCAGTGTGTTCGGACGGTACCGTTGCCGCGTGGGGGAATAATGATTCCAGCCAATGCAATGTGCCGTTGTCTGCAACAAATATCACATTTACGGCCGGGGGGGCTGCGCATAGTCTTGCATTAACCTCAAATCTTTCTGTGATGGCCTGGGGGGATAATTCATGCGGTCAGTTGGAAATTCCGCTTTCTGCGCAGAATGTATCCGCCATTTCTGCCGGAGATAATCATAATCTTGCTCTGTTGCAGAATGGTCGTGTGGTGGCCTGGGGAGACAATGCCGACGGAGCATGTGATGGGCCGGCGTCGGTTTCCAATGCGGTTGCTGTTGCTGCAGGCGGCGGACACAGTCTTGCTCTCTTGCAGGATGGTCGTGTGGTGGCCTGGGGACTGGATAATTTCGGACAGTCGAGCGTGCCCGCCGGACTGACCAACGTAACTGCTATTGCAGCAGGGAAATACCACAGCCTCGCCATTCAGGATGACGGACAGGTGATTTCCTGGGGCAATCCGTTCTATGGACTGCCTGATGTGCCGGAAAGAGCTAAATTTGCATGCTCGATTGATGCGGGCCGGCAGTTCAGCGTTGCGCTGGTGAAAAAAACAGATCCGCTTGATCCGGACGGAGACGGCGATGGTCTGCTGGATGGTGACGAAGTTAATGTACATGGAACCAGTCCGCATATTCAGGATACAGATGAAGACGGTCTGACAGACGGAGATGAAATCGAAGTTTATGGAACCAGCCCGGTTTCGGCTGACAGCGATAACGATCAGCTCCCGGATCTCTGGGAGGTGGAGACCGGTCTTGATCCATGGGTTGATGAGGCCTCGCTGGATATGGATGAGGATGGGCTGACCTGTCTTGAGGAGTTCGCTGCAGGCACGGATCCGTTCGATCCGGACGGTGACGATGACGGCCTGTCCGACGGTGAGGAGGTATCGCTCTATGGCACGGATCCCTGGAATGATGATTCCGACGGGGATGTATTACCGGATGTTTGGGAGATTCAGTTTGCTCTCGATCCGCTGACGACCAATATGCTCGGCGATGCCGATGCTGACGGTCGGACAGACCTTTATGAATTTGCCGTGAATGGAGATCCGGTCAATCCGGCCGATGCGGGTTGGGTTCCGTTCTTTGTAGTCGCCGATCAGGGGGGATCGAATCGGGTGGGGTATGTTTACCTTCGTCGTTCAGATACCGGAACTTCGGGGCTGGATTATTTCGTGGAATGGTCGCAGGGCGGCGGTTCGGTTGAGGAATATGGCGTTTTGGAGAATGGATTCGAATCCGTCACGAACTGGTTCAGTGATGTTTTTCTTTCAAATATTTATGTGCGGCTTGCCATATCGGCAGAAGGATCAACGGTCTATACGGACATGCTGGAAATTACGCCGATGGACATGTGGGCCGGCGGATATGGTCTCTATGGGGTCGATGCACAGCCGACGGCGGACCCCGACGGCGATGGCCTGGATAATGCCGCGGAGTTTTCCGCCGGAACTTCCCCCGAGCTGGCGGATACGGATACAGATGGTCTTCCGGATGACTGGGAGCTGGATGCGGGACTTGATCCGTTGCAGATCCCTTCCGCTGCGGATCTGGATGGTGACGGGCTTTCAAACTCCGATGAATTTATTCGGGGTACGGATCCGCTCGATGCGGACACGGATACGGATGGACTTCCGGACGGCTGGGAAGT
- a CDS encoding class I SAM-dependent methyltransferase: MKHTACPNCGKKDLEEFFTIPNAPTQSLVTIKNREEALAIPRKDIVLTFCNSCGFIFNGEFDTSIDYYTQGYEDQQGFSPTFVKFITEVTNRVIDRYDIRNKQVIEIGCGKGDFIRLLSKLGNNRGVGIDPAYVPGRGEEVEGVRFIKEFYSDKHGDLQADLITCRHTMEHIHDTKGFMETVKSSIKEADPVLFFEVPSIVRILDIQAFWDIFYEHCTYFSPGSLARLFRQTGFEVLDMYLEYDKQYLFIEAKAADGISEKVHPLEESIEELKAKTKHFVEQINIQLGEWRERLSGFKAEGKKVVVWGGGSKSVGFLTQFADLDVIEHVCDINPHMQGNFIPGIGKQYVGPDFLEEYKPDVVIVMNSVYMNEIQKDLAGRGLHPQMLGL; encoded by the coding sequence TGAAACATACAGCGTGTCCCAACTGCGGAAAAAAGGATCTGGAGGAATTTTTTACGATTCCGAATGCGCCGACGCAGAGCCTCGTAACGATCAAAAACCGCGAAGAGGCGCTGGCAATTCCCCGTAAGGATATTGTGCTGACCTTCTGCAATTCCTGCGGGTTTATTTTTAACGGCGAGTTTGATACCTCGATTGATTACTACACGCAGGGCTACGAGGATCAGCAGGGATTTTCGCCGACGTTTGTAAAATTCATCACCGAAGTTACAAACCGGGTCATTGACCGCTACGATATCCGCAACAAGCAGGTTATTGAGATCGGCTGCGGTAAAGGGGACTTTATCCGGCTGCTGAGCAAGCTTGGAAACAACCGGGGTGTCGGGATTGATCCGGCCTACGTTCCGGGGCGCGGGGAAGAGGTCGAAGGCGTTCGTTTTATCAAGGAGTTCTATTCTGATAAACATGGCGATCTTCAGGCCGACCTTATTACATGCCGCCATACTATGGAGCATATACATGATACCAAGGGGTTCATGGAAACGGTGAAGTCATCGATCAAAGAGGCCGATCCGGTTCTATTCTTCGAGGTGCCGAGTATTGTTCGTATTCTCGATATTCAGGCCTTTTGGGATATCTTCTATGAACACTGTACTTATTTCAGTCCGGGATCACTGGCCCGCCTGTTCCGTCAGACGGGCTTCGAAGTGCTCGATATGTATCTTGAATACGATAAGCAGTATCTGTTTATCGAGGCAAAAGCGGCGGACGGTATTTCAGAAAAGGTCCATCCCTTGGAAGAATCCATCGAGGAACTGAAGGCAAAAACAAAACATTTTGTTGAACAGATCAATATTCAGCTCGGTGAATGGCGCGAGCGGCTTTCCGGGTTTAAAGCGGAAGGGAAAAAGGTCGTGGTCTGGGGCGGCGGCTCTAAATCGGTCGGATTCCTTACGCAGTTTGCGGACCTTGATGTGATTGAGCATGTCTGTGATATCAATCCGCATATGCAGGGGAACTTTATTCCGGGCATTGGAAAACAGTATGTGGGTCCCGACTTTCTGGAAGAGTATAAGCCGGATGTGGTGATCGTCATGAATTCGGTCTATATGAACGAAATTCAGAAAGATCTTGCCGGTCGGGGACTGCATCCGCAGATGCTGGGACTTTAA